From one Musa acuminata AAA Group cultivar baxijiao chromosome BXJ2-6, Cavendish_Baxijiao_AAA, whole genome shotgun sequence genomic stretch:
- the LOC135615411 gene encoding ABC transporter G family member 25-like isoform X2 encodes MPSDRDLEAGSHDDINGGVATARVNSITSSASCFPFTLKFMDVSYRLKLDPMSGSGGNGIRRILHSAGSSSAAPEERVILNGISGMVSPGEMLAILGPSGSGKSTLLSILAGRLQGKHTGTVLANGHRLTKSVLRRTGFVTQDDVLYPHLTVRETLVFCAMLRLPRTVEKADKVASAEAVIAELGLSKCADTSVGGPFVRGISGGERKRVCIGHEMLVNPSLLLLDEPTSGLDSTAASRLVATLGGFARQGRTVVTSVHQPASRVYQMFDSVLLLSEGSCLYFGKARDAMEYFGSVGFAPKFHVNPADFMLDLANGVTQTDYQGDAEKSAVKQSLVSSYNRVLAPKVRAGLTAAVPRNATHTGKDVCVERGRKEQRSISWCSQFSILLQRSLKERRHESFNSLRVFQVMAAAVLSGSMWWHSSIRDVQDRLGLLFFITIFWGVFASFNAVFTFPQERAIFIKERSSGMYSLSSYFVARMAGDLPMELILPTVFTLILYWMAGLRREPGAFLLTLAVLLGYVLVAQGLGLVLGAAIMDAKQASTIATVTMLAFLLTGGFYVQNIPSCLAWLKNKRDADGELVAQVSTSVCIAALLAMFVGYRVLAYMALRRTKA; translated from the exons ATGCCTTCCGATCGTGACCTAGAGGCTGGTAGTCATGATGATATCAATGGAGGAGTTGCCACCGCAAGAGTGAACTCCATCACCTCCTCTGCTTCTTGCTTCCCATTCACTCTCAAA TTTATGGATGTTTCCTACCGCCTCAAGCTCGATCCGATGTCGGGTTCCGGAGGTAATGGAATCAGGCGCATCCTCCACTCCGCTGGCAGTTCCTCTGCAGCTCCTGAAGAGAGAGTTATCCTCAATGGCATCAGCGGCATGGTGTCGCCCGGTGAGATGCTCGCCATCCTCGGCCCCTCCGGCAGCGGGAAGTCCACTCTGCTTAGCATCCTCGCGGGCCGACTGCAAGGAAAACACACCGGCACCGTGCTCGCCAACGGCCACCGGCTCACGAAGTCCGTCCTGCGACGGACCGGCTTCGTGACGCAGGACGACGTGCTCTACCCGCATTTGACCGTGCGAGAGACGCTGGTGTTCTGCGCCATGCTCCGGCTGCCGAGGACGGTGGAGAAGGCGGATAAGGTGGCGTCTGCCGAGGCGGTCATAGCGGAGCTGGGGCTGTCCAAGTGTGCTGACACCTCGGTGGGCGGGCCGTTCGTGCGGGGGATCTCCGGCGGGGAGCGGAAGCGGGTGTGCATCGGGCACGAGATGCTGGTGAACCCGAGCCTGTTGCTGCTCGACGAGCCGACGTCGGGGCTGGACTCGACGGCGGCGAGCCGGCTGGTGGCGACGCTGGGCGGGTTCGCGAGGCAAGGCAGGACGGTGGTGACGTCGGTGCACCAGCCGGCGAGCCGGGTGTACCAGATGTTCGATTCGGTGCTGCTGCTCTCGGAGGGCAGCTGCTTGTACTTCGGCAAGGCCAGGGACGCCATGGAGTATTTTGGCTCTGTTGGCTTTGCTCCAAAGTTCCATGTCAACCCCGCTGACTTCATGCTGGATTTGGCCAATG GGGTCACTCAAACAGATTACCAGGGTGATGCAGAGAAGTCAGCTGTGAAGCAGTCTCTGGTCTCGTCTTACAACAGAGTGTTGGCGCCAAAGGTGAGGGCGGGGCTGACTGCTGCTGTCCCCAGAAATGCCACTCACACAG GGAAGGATGTCTGTGTCGAGAGAGGGAGGAAGGAGCAGAGGAGCATCAGCTGGTGCAGCCAGTTCTCCATCCTCCTCCAGAGAAGCCTCAAGGAGAGGCGGCACGAGTCCTTCAACTCCCTCCGAGTCTTCCAGGTCATGGCGGCCGCAGTACTCTCGGGGTCCATGTGGTGGCACTCCAGCATCCGTGACGTCCAAGACCGGCTCGGCCTCCTCTTCTTCATCACCATCTTCTGGGGCGTCTTCGCCTCCTTCAACGCCGTGTTCACGTTCCCGCAGGAGCGAGCCATCTTCATCAAGGAGCGGTCGTCCGGCATGTACAGCTTATCGTCCTACTTCGTGGCGAGAATGGCGGGCGACCTGCCGATGGAACTCATCCTCCCCACCGTATTCACCCTGATACTGTACTGGATGGCTGGGCTGAGAAGAGAGCCAGGGGCGTTCCTGCTCACGCTCGCGGTGCTCCTCGGGTACGTGCTGGTGGCGCAGGGCCTTGGGCTGGTTCTCGGCGCCGCAATCATGGACGCGAAGCAGGCTTCCACCATCGCCACCGTCACCATGCTCGCCTTCCTGCTCACCGGGGGATTTTACGTGCAGAACATACCGAGCTGCCTGGCGTGGTTGAA GAACAAAAGGGACGCGGACGGCGAGCTGGTGGCGCAAGTCAGCACGTCGGTGTGCATCGCAGCGCTGCTCGCCATGTTCGTAGGGTACAGGGTCTTGGCGTACATGGCTCTCAGGCGCACCAAGGCATGA
- the LOC135615411 gene encoding ABC transporter G family member 25-like isoform X1: MPSDRDLEAGSHDDINGGVATARVNSITSSASCFPFTLKFMDVSYRLKLDPMSGSGGNGIRRILHSAGSSSAAPEERVILNGISGMVSPGEMLAILGPSGSGKSTLLSILAGRLQGKHTGTVLANGHRLTKSVLRRTGFVTQDDVLYPHLTVRETLVFCAMLRLPRTVEKADKVASAEAVIAELGLSKCADTSVGGPFVRGISGGERKRVCIGHEMLVNPSLLLLDEPTSGLDSTAASRLVATLGGFARQGRTVVTSVHQPASRVYQMFDSVLLLSEGSCLYFGKARDAMEYFGSVGFAPKFHVNPADFMLDLANGVTQTDYQGDAEKSAVKQSLVSSYNRVLAPKVRAGLTAAVPRNATHTGKDVCVERGRKEQRSISWCSQFSILLQRSLKERRHESFNSLRVFQVMAAAVLSGSMWWHSSIRDVQDRLGLLFFITIFWGVFASFNAVFTFPQERAIFIKERSSGMYSLSSYFVARMAGDLPMELILPTVFTLILYWMAGLRREPGAFLLTLAVLLGYVLVAQGLGLVLGAAIMDAKQASTIATVTMLAFLLTGGFYVQNIPSCLAWLKYISFTFYCYRLLIVIQYGGGQMDYLLASSHHRNKRDADGELVAQVSTSVCIAALLAMFVGYRVLAYMALRRTKA; this comes from the exons ATGCCTTCCGATCGTGACCTAGAGGCTGGTAGTCATGATGATATCAATGGAGGAGTTGCCACCGCAAGAGTGAACTCCATCACCTCCTCTGCTTCTTGCTTCCCATTCACTCTCAAA TTTATGGATGTTTCCTACCGCCTCAAGCTCGATCCGATGTCGGGTTCCGGAGGTAATGGAATCAGGCGCATCCTCCACTCCGCTGGCAGTTCCTCTGCAGCTCCTGAAGAGAGAGTTATCCTCAATGGCATCAGCGGCATGGTGTCGCCCGGTGAGATGCTCGCCATCCTCGGCCCCTCCGGCAGCGGGAAGTCCACTCTGCTTAGCATCCTCGCGGGCCGACTGCAAGGAAAACACACCGGCACCGTGCTCGCCAACGGCCACCGGCTCACGAAGTCCGTCCTGCGACGGACCGGCTTCGTGACGCAGGACGACGTGCTCTACCCGCATTTGACCGTGCGAGAGACGCTGGTGTTCTGCGCCATGCTCCGGCTGCCGAGGACGGTGGAGAAGGCGGATAAGGTGGCGTCTGCCGAGGCGGTCATAGCGGAGCTGGGGCTGTCCAAGTGTGCTGACACCTCGGTGGGCGGGCCGTTCGTGCGGGGGATCTCCGGCGGGGAGCGGAAGCGGGTGTGCATCGGGCACGAGATGCTGGTGAACCCGAGCCTGTTGCTGCTCGACGAGCCGACGTCGGGGCTGGACTCGACGGCGGCGAGCCGGCTGGTGGCGACGCTGGGCGGGTTCGCGAGGCAAGGCAGGACGGTGGTGACGTCGGTGCACCAGCCGGCGAGCCGGGTGTACCAGATGTTCGATTCGGTGCTGCTGCTCTCGGAGGGCAGCTGCTTGTACTTCGGCAAGGCCAGGGACGCCATGGAGTATTTTGGCTCTGTTGGCTTTGCTCCAAAGTTCCATGTCAACCCCGCTGACTTCATGCTGGATTTGGCCAATG GGGTCACTCAAACAGATTACCAGGGTGATGCAGAGAAGTCAGCTGTGAAGCAGTCTCTGGTCTCGTCTTACAACAGAGTGTTGGCGCCAAAGGTGAGGGCGGGGCTGACTGCTGCTGTCCCCAGAAATGCCACTCACACAG GGAAGGATGTCTGTGTCGAGAGAGGGAGGAAGGAGCAGAGGAGCATCAGCTGGTGCAGCCAGTTCTCCATCCTCCTCCAGAGAAGCCTCAAGGAGAGGCGGCACGAGTCCTTCAACTCCCTCCGAGTCTTCCAGGTCATGGCGGCCGCAGTACTCTCGGGGTCCATGTGGTGGCACTCCAGCATCCGTGACGTCCAAGACCGGCTCGGCCTCCTCTTCTTCATCACCATCTTCTGGGGCGTCTTCGCCTCCTTCAACGCCGTGTTCACGTTCCCGCAGGAGCGAGCCATCTTCATCAAGGAGCGGTCGTCCGGCATGTACAGCTTATCGTCCTACTTCGTGGCGAGAATGGCGGGCGACCTGCCGATGGAACTCATCCTCCCCACCGTATTCACCCTGATACTGTACTGGATGGCTGGGCTGAGAAGAGAGCCAGGGGCGTTCCTGCTCACGCTCGCGGTGCTCCTCGGGTACGTGCTGGTGGCGCAGGGCCTTGGGCTGGTTCTCGGCGCCGCAATCATGGACGCGAAGCAGGCTTCCACCATCGCCACCGTCACCATGCTCGCCTTCCTGCTCACCGGGGGATTTTACGTGCAGAACATACCGAGCTGCCTGGCGTGGTTGAAGTACATCTCCTTCACCTTCTACTGCTACAGGCTTCTCATCGTCATTCAGTACGGCGGCGGCCAAATGGATTACCTGCTCGCTTCGTCGCATCACAGGAACAAAAGGGACGCGGACGGCGAGCTGGTGGCGCAAGTCAGCACGTCGGTGTGCATCGCAGCGCTGCTCGCCATGTTCGTAGGGTACAGGGTCTTGGCGTACATGGCTCTCAGGCGCACCAAGGCATGA